The following coding sequences lie in one Arachis hypogaea cultivar Tifrunner chromosome 9, arahy.Tifrunner.gnm2.J5K5, whole genome shotgun sequence genomic window:
- the LOC112710910 gene encoding uncharacterized protein isoform X2, whose protein sequence is MNPLEIFLSDCFWGSNKSFLLSKILAVTIRLILKDAEEKKASFNPRPYFRLFINLLLDLGSLEPVTDGANLQILIAFANTFHALQPLKVPAFS, encoded by the exons ATGAATCCTTTGGAGATATTCCTGTCAGATTGTTTCTGG GGATCAAACaagtcctttcttctttctaag ATTCTTGCAGTGACTATTCGGTTGATTCTAAAAGATGCAGAAGAGAAGAAGGCCTCTTTTAATCCAAGACCGTATTTCAGATTGTTCATTAATTTGCTTCTAGATCTTGGTTCACTTGAACCTGTTACTGATGGTGCAAATCTCCAG ATTTTGATTGCTTTTGCCAATACTTTTCATGCTTTGCAGCCCCTCAAGGTTCCTGCTTTCAG TTAA
- the LOC112710910 gene encoding uncharacterized protein isoform X1, protein MNPLEIFLSDCFWLPAMSFIAIDIYAKLVFSILKGSNKSFLLSKILAVTIRLILKDAEEKKASFNPRPYFRLFINLLLDLGSLEPVTDGANLQILIAFANTFHALQPLKVPAFS, encoded by the exons ATGAATCCTTTGGAGATATTCCTGTCAGATTGTTTCTGG CTGCCAGCAATGTCATTTATTGCAATTGATATTTATGCCAAGCTTGTCTTCTCAATATTGAAG GGATCAAACaagtcctttcttctttctaag ATTCTTGCAGTGACTATTCGGTTGATTCTAAAAGATGCAGAAGAGAAGAAGGCCTCTTTTAATCCAAGACCGTATTTCAGATTGTTCATTAATTTGCTTCTAGATCTTGGTTCACTTGAACCTGTTACTGATGGTGCAAATCTCCAG ATTTTGATTGCTTTTGCCAATACTTTTCATGCTTTGCAGCCCCTCAAGGTTCCTGCTTTCAG TTAA